The following coding sequences are from one Haliotis asinina isolate JCU_RB_2024 chromosome 3, JCU_Hal_asi_v2, whole genome shotgun sequence window:
- the LOC137276939 gene encoding uncharacterized protein: protein MALINHVIFIFLIGVATGLESVVEQVFCESWTAWTTTPLSACGAACGTGTTTQNRTRRCTPGENSPLPRAPLGCTYSQVEVTTRACNTGVPCTGSVGTWGAWANEGLCSTYCGDDGTQTQRRTRICTPAGQCSQALVERREVVCTRTAFQLGTCLRFAGAPCEGRGFQTFLYDYIIPFFNLCVNGRYQQVRCPANRFDLVSTCGEDVLRCNLYTIVEILCLFRG from the exons ATGGCTCTTATTAATCacgttatttttatttttttgataGGTGTAGCAACAGGATTGGAGTCCGT agttGAACAGGTATTCTGTG AATCTTGGACTGCTTGGACAACCACACCTTTGTCCGCCTGTGGAGCAGCATGTGGTACGGGAACAACGACTCAAAATCGGACTCGACGGTGCACCCCAGGTGAAAATAGCCCTTTGCCACGTGCTCCTCTTGGCTGCACGTATTCTCAAGTCGAAGTGACAACCAGGGCCTGCAATACTGGAGTTCCTTGTACAGGCT CGGTCGGGACATGGGGAGCGTGGGCGAATGAAGGCCTCTGCAGCACTTACTGCGGTGATGAtggcacacagacacagaggAGGACGCGGATATGCACCCCAGCAGGCCAATGCAGCCAGGCCCTGGTAGAACGAAGAGAGGTTGTCTGCACAAGGACGGCTTTTCAGCTGGGGACCTGTCTCAGGTTTGCAG GTGCCCCGTGTGAAGGTCGTGGCTTCCAAACATTCCTCTATGACTACATTATCCCTTTTTTCAACCTCTGTGTCAATGGCCGCTATCAACAGGTGCGGTGCCCTGCCAACCGCTTTGACCTCGTGTCGACGTGTGGTGAAGATGTTCTCAGGTGTAACCTTTACACAATTGTCGAAATTTTGTGTCTGTTTCGCGGATGA
- the LOC137276940 gene encoding probable basic-leucine zipper transcription factor N, translating to METAECMWRILILASVGSLTSGQYMTYDSDTMDTMQDMAEDRHTYMMYQRLYGGSGTQYNTQASYAKQQRPAYQYNYQSSSQNTYGRNTNGYGANNYGRNTNAYNNNANGGNMYQHNTQQQSRNYQQNGGYNNMNAWSQNRGSNQRSQSWNSNNGVNSQLSNSPVSAQNYLQRNQGGSFQQGSVNTQAYQQQVYNSGTNGQVSQSFNNQQSQQSQAKCSQVTLDIASGRSAVNVPGAVISISLIQQTQWSRCTSASFGFIGRYAYVGNDCSGNFKVCYQ from the exons ATGGAGACGGCAGAATGCATGTGGAGAATTCTAATATTAGCGTCTGTTGGGA GTTTAACGTCAGGCCAGTACATGACTTATGATTCTGATACCATGGATACCATGCAGGACATGGCGGAGGACAGACACACCTACATGATGTATCAGAGACTCTACGGGGGATCGGGTACCCAGTACAACACCCAGGCTTCCTACGCCAAACAACAGCGCCCTGCGTATCAGTACAACTACCAGTCCTCGAGCCAGAACACATACGGTAGAAACACCAATGGGTACGGAGCAAACAACTACGGAAGAAACACCAACGCATACAACAACAACGCAAACGGGGGAAATATGTACCAGCACAATACCCAACAGCAATCCAGGAATTATCAACAAAACGGGGGATATAATAACATGAATGCCTGGTCTCAGAACAGGGGGTCCAACCAACGTTCCCAATCTTGGAACAGCAATAATGGCGTCAATTCTCAACTTTCGAATTCTCCAGTTTCCGCTCAGAACTACCTTCAGAGAAACCAAGGTGGTTCTTTTCAACAAGGTTCAGTGAACACCCAAGCCTATCAACAACAAGTTTACAATTCTGGGACGAATGGGCAAGTATCTCAGTCGTTCAACAACCAACAGAGCCAGCAAAGCCAAGCCAAGTGTTCCCAGGTGACGCTCGATATAGCCAGTGGAAGATCTGCTGTGAACGTTCCCGGGGCTGTTATTAGCATCTCCCTCATCCAACAAACACAATGGAGTCGGTGCACATCGGCTTCCTTTGGTTTCATTGGAAGATATGCTTATGTAGGTAACGACTGTTCAGGGAACTTTAAGGTGTGTTATCAATGA